The Filimonas lacunae genomic sequence GCATCACCACCATCTACCATTTGCATTACACCTAATACTTTGGCTTCGATAAGGGTTAAAGGCTGTACAGGCAAAGAAGTGATTACCAGGATATCCAACGGATCTTTGTCATCACCATACGTTTGCGGGATAAAGCCATAGTTAACAGGGTAGTGGAAAGATGAATAGATAACCCTGTCGAGTTTTAACAGACCGCTAGCCTTGTCAATCTCGTATTTAGCCCTGGAACCTTCCGGGATTTCAATAATAGCATTAACAATTTCAGGAGCTGATTCTCCGTATGGTACGCCATGCCAGGGATGTAGAACATTCATCATAAGAATCTTAATGTTATTTGAGGTGGCAAAGGTAATGGCTAAACGGTCTGATCCGCCATTTTTTTGCCGATACCCCCTTGTTTTTGTTAAATATTTCCGCTAATAGTATACTTAAAGTCTACTAACCAGCCCCCGGGGGCCTTAATTACTTTCACTTTTCGTGCTATGCGGTCGAATGAGTTTTTATAATTTATGATGTCAGTAGAGTCGTCCAGCGCTTCTACCTGGTTAATGATAATGGAAGCCTGTTTGTATTGCTTTTTATCGTTGGCGCTTTTGCTGGTATACGCAATTTGCATTTTCTGCAGGTTTTGCAGGTTGGCGCTGTCTTTTGCCATATAAAACAGGGCTTTATCAAAATCGCCTTTGAGATAGCCATCTATAAACTCCCTGGCCGCATCGAGTGAGTTTTCTGCTTGGGGGTAATTATGCTGTTTGCCGCCGCATGCTGCCAGTAATAACACGGGTAGCAGCCATACTGTCATCCGTTTCAACACGTTTGTTTTCATTTAATCCAGGCTTTTATCAAAAGCAACTTTCCAC encodes the following:
- a CDS encoding inorganic diphosphatase — protein: MMNVLHPWHGVPYGESAPEIVNAIIEIPEGSRAKYEIDKASGLLKLDRVIYSSFHYPVNYGFIPQTYGDDKDPLDILVITSLPVQPLTLIEAKVLGVMQMVDGGDADDKIIAVAAKDPSVNHYNSFDELPPHFFSELRHFFEEYKRLENKTVKVEDFGDMAMAHGIVKDAIEAYKKLIAK
- a CDS encoding DUF4878 domain-containing protein; the encoded protein is MKTNVLKRMTVWLLPVLLLAACGGKQHNYPQAENSLDAAREFIDGYLKGDFDKALFYMAKDSANLQNLQKMQIAYTSKSANDKKQYKQASIIINQVEALDDSTDIINYKNSFDRIARKVKVIKAPGGWLVDFKYTISGNI